From Anopheles coluzzii chromosome 3, AcolN3, whole genome shotgun sequence, the proteins below share one genomic window:
- the LOC120957774 gene encoding histone H1-like, with product MADTAATEAPTAAAAAAPAPAAKSPKKPKAAAGPKKPKQPAAHPPINEMLLAAVKALNERNGSSLQAIKKYVAANYKADVTKLASFFKKALKSGVASGKLVQTKGTGASGSFKLSAAAKKPVVEKKKAAAPKKAAAEKKKKTAAKKPAGEKKTVAKKATKKADGAAAKKPKAAAAKKPKAADGAKKAAKKPAAPKQKATKPAKAAAAAKPKAPKPKKAAAPAKKAAAPKKAAAPKKAAAPKKAAAAKKSPFSHEKILYRYRCICPRPS from the exons ATGGCCGATACCGCAGCGACCGAAGCCCCgaccgccgcagcagcagctgccccAGCTCCCGCGGCCAAGTCACCCAAGAAGCCGAAGGCGGCCGCCGGCCCCAAGAAGCCCAAGCAGCCGGCCGCCCATCCTCCGATCAACGAGATGTTGCTGGCCGCCGTGAAGGCCCTGAACGAGCGCAACGGTTCCTCGCTGCAGGCGATCAAGAAGTACGTGGCGGCCAACTACAAGGCTGACGTCACCAAGCTGGCCTCCTTCTTCAAGAAGGCGCTCAAGAGCGGTGTCGCCAGCGGCAAGCTGGTCCAGACCAAGGGAACCGGAGCGTCGGGTTCGTTCAAGCTGTCGGCCGCCGCCAAGAAGCCGGTGgtagagaagaagaaggcagCTGCCCCGAAGAAGGCGGCagcggagaagaagaagaagaccgCGGCCAAGAAGCCTGCCGGTGAGAAGAAGACCGTCGCCAAGAAGGCAACCAAGAAGGCGGACGGTGCCGCGGCGAAGAAGCCAAAGGCCGCCGCAGCGAAGAAGCCCAAGGCAGCGGATGGTGCGAAGAAGGCCGCCAAGAAGCCGGCAGCCCCGAAGCAGAAGGCCACCAAGCCAGCCAAGGCAGCGGCAGCTGCCAAGCCGAAGGCACCGAAGCCAAAGAAGGCCGCTGCTCCGGCCAAGAAGGCGGCCGCTCCGAAGAAGGCCGCTGCGCCGAAGAAGGCCGCAGCCCCCaagaaggcagcagcagctaagAA gTCTCCTTTTAGTCACGAAAAGATTCTATACCGGTACCGCTGCATCTGTCCAAGGCCTTCTTAA